In Vespula vulgaris chromosome 10, iyVesVulg1.1, whole genome shotgun sequence, the following are encoded in one genomic region:
- the LOC127066876 gene encoding ubiquitin carboxyl-terminal hydrolase 35: MGTGQIKRDIERSLNLIVTGKESEIAEGWEKLQKLDGNQVYSQLNTCLDILRRILKERITNVNEIPRIISWFCKHVIRNASDGSTFVSDLTIFLKNTHIKDVYNLTTILHPLIIYDTYFCESGNYIELCEAIVMSLASLSTPYQPLKDDEFNDNVIKIQSFLKKICSNTKNVHSEDPTFVCLKTLYKIISDKERIQEPALALATVLQLTEPSFIPRAVNWILSESLCDDKLVQALKVLCTWFPEWKGDRLGRWIMEFILGLERKQKDAILIEVTEATLSTMFPALLEPVLRRNASEIIFHILKRQGSLRLLHIIISTMDMILFQLVKENSESSRECIQEMINIRTALTTRHINPKTYIFPQINLQVMPQRNVVREILIGPTWTNEKELDSFVEPPKSIIGKVGLSNLGNICYMNSVLQALVMTREFCHEVLNYKPSNDSGEQVILKKLQNLFALLLYSNRISLAPTEIWNACRPASFLPGQQQDSSEFLCHLLDMLHEQEKCGGNDLSGCQYKVERQDNESPPMEEAGIIKRWTTEENLTGSTILQRKTQSLADFTQGEELSQTQHLSDSHSDSTDSGIQSVGGEEINIQASLVHRVLGGESKITYQCAQCDTSSHNTDKFRDLQLCFPEEIHENQKVSVQDLINYYLTPEKLTGENKYRCDKCMRLCDAQRIIKILQAPAHLILTLKHFHYDFESRLRTKLRHKVIYNDIIQLPVSTQPNPINETYQLYAAVVHSGYSMDYGHYFTYACDSKQNWYKFNDSYVSYTSLEDFKDLKPPDTPYILFYEKLGSSNGIYEDKLELSTLSKHIQDIVAKDKAAYIEESRHQSEKSQQSRYQPTFLRRSDNSDDENPPSSSCRGAVNIQTNSFLC, from the exons ATGGGTACGGGACAAATAAAGCGTGATATCGAGCGTAGCTTGAATTTAATAGTAACGGGGAAAGAGTCGGAGATTGCTGAGGGATGGGAAAAGTTACAGAAGCTCGACGGTAATCAGGTATATAGTCAATTAAATACCTGTCTTGATATTTTGAGGCGTATTTTAAAAGAACGGATCACGAATGTTAACGAAATCCCTCGCATCATTTCTTGGTTTTGTAAACACGTAATAAGGAATGCTTCGGATGGCAGTACATTCGTCAGTGATTTAACTATATTCTTGAAgaatacacatatcaaggacGTGTACAATTTGACGACAATTCTTCATCCATTGATTATTTATGATACTTATTTTTGTGAGTCTGGCAATTACATAGAACTTTGCGAAGCGATAGTCATGAGTCTGGCTAGTCTTTCCACGCCTTATCAGCCATTGAAAGACGATGAGTTTAATGATAATGTTATTAAGATTCAGAgttttttgaaaaagatatgTTCCAATACAAAGAATGTACACAGTGAGGATCCTACTTTTGTATGTTTGAAGacattatacaaaattatatcggATAAGGAACGGATACAGGAACCAGCTCTTGCATTAGCGACAGTGCTGCAATTGACAGAACCTTCTTTTATACCTCGTGCAGTTAATTGGATCCTTTCAGAATCGCTGTGTGATGATAAACTGGTTCAAGCTTTAAAGGTCTTATGCACTTGGTTTCCAGAATGGAAAGGAGATAGACTTGGCCGTTGGATAATGGAATTTATACTTGgtttagaaagaaaacagaaagatgCAATACTTATTGAGGTTACAGAAGCTACATTGAGTACAATGTTCCCAGCTTTATTAGAGCCAGTACTTCGTCGTAATGCTTCAgagattatatttcatattttaaaaagacaAGGATCATTAcgtttattacatattatcatTAGTACCATGgatatgatattatttcaattagtCAAAGAGAATTCAGAATCTAGTAGAGAATGTATACaagaaatgattaatataagGACAGCTCTTACAACAAGACATATAAATccaaaaacatatatatttccacaaattaatttacaagTAATGCCTCAAAGAAATGTTGTCAGAGAAATACTGATTGGGCCTACCTggacaaatgaaaaagaattagattCTTTTGTAGAACCTCCTAAATCTATAATTGGAAAAGTGGGTCTTTCTAATCTTGggaatatatgttatatgaaCAGTGTATTACAAGCCTTAGTTATGACAAGAGAATTTTGTCATGaagtattaaattataaaccTTCAAATGATAGTGGTGAACAAGTTATATTGAAGAaactacaaaatttatttgctTTGCTATTGTACTCCAATAGAATTTCTTTAGCGCCAACTGAAATTTGGAATGCTTGTCGGCCTGCTTCTTTCTTACCTGGTCAACAACAGGATAGTTCAGAATTTCTTTG TCACTTGTTAGATATGCTGCATGAACAAGAGAAATGTGGTGGAAATGATTTAAGTGGTTGCCAATATAAAGTGGAAAGACAAGACAATGAAAGTCCACCAATGGAAGAAGCAGGAATTATTAAGCGTTGGACTACTGAAGAGAATTTAACAGGGAGTACAATTTTACAAAGGAAAACCCAATCATTAGCTGATTTTACTCAAG gTGAAGAGCTATCACAGACACAACATCTTAGCGATTCTCATTCTGATTCCACAGATAGTGGAATACAATCTGTTGGgggagaagaaataaatatacaagcCTCTCTTGTACATAGGGTGTTAGGTGGAGAATCAAAAATTACCTATCAGTGCGCGCAATGTGATACTAGTTCACATAATACAGATAAATTTCGTGATCTTCAATTGTGCTTCCCCGAAGAAATACACGAAAATCAAAAGGTCTCCGTTCAGGAcctcattaattattatcttacaCCAGAAAAATTAACcggtgaaaataaatatagatgcGACAAATGTATGAGATTATGTGATGCACAAAGAATTATTAAGATTTTACAAGCGCCTGCACATTTAATTTTAACGCtgaaacattttcattatgATTTTGAAAGCCGACTAAGAACGAAATTACGAcataaagttatatataatgacATCATACAATTGCCGGTATCAACTCAACCGAATCCAATAAATGAGACTTATCAACTTTACGCCGCTGTTGTACATTCGGGCTATAGTATGGATTATGGACATTACTTCACGTATGCTTGTGATTCTAAACAGAATTGGTACAAATTTAATGACAGTTATGTTTCTTATACTTCTCTAGAAGATTTCAAAGATTTGAAACCACCAGATACGCCTTATATActcttttatgaaaaattaggATCGTCCAATGGGATTTATGAAGATAAGCTTGAATTGTCTACATTGAGTAAACATATACAAGACATCGTTGCAAAGGATAAAGCGGCATATATAGAAGAATCAAGACATCAATCTGAAAAATCACAACAAAGTCGATACCAACCTACATTTCTTCGTCGAAGTGATAATTCTGATGATGAAAATCCTCCATCTAGTAGTTGTCGTGGTGCAGTTAATATACAaacaaattcatttctttgttaa